From the genome of Argentina anserina chromosome 4, drPotAnse1.1, whole genome shotgun sequence, one region includes:
- the LOC126790981 gene encoding diacylglycerol O-acyltransferase 1B-like: protein MVISDSPPDGGGAVAASPAAVSDLRRKLIARGEAGLDSKDGKLIADSTSSEDSVLVKINGDDSKARNEGLAKSIHSGGEDGSGSMVKFAYRPSEIPAHRRIKESPLSSDAIFRQGSRRDFSNVDPLVKHASSFYS from the exons atggtgatttcagatTCGCCGCCTGATGGCGGAGGCGCCGTCGCCGCGAGTCCGGCTGCGGTGTCCGATCTGCGGCGGAAGCTGATTGCGAGAGGAGAAGCGGGTTTAGATTCTAAGGACGGGAAATTGATCGCCGACTCGACGTCCAGTGAGGACTCGGTGCTGGTGAAGATCAACGGAGACGATAGCAAGGCGAGGAATGAAGGTTTGGCGAAGTCAATTCACAGCGGCGGGGAGGATGGAAGCGGCTCTATGGTGAAGTTTGCTTACCGGCCTTCAGAGATTCCAGCTCACCGGAGGATTAAGGAGAGTCCGCTCAGCTCCGACGCCATTTTCAGACAG GGAAGTAGAAGGGACTTCTCCAATGTCGACCCTCTTGTCAAACATGCATCAAGTTTCTACAGTTAA